A genomic segment from Thermostichus lividus PCC 6715 encodes:
- a CDS encoding NADAR family protein, with translation MTIYFYHLKDAYGDFSNFSRHGFWLDNYYWPTVEHYYQAHKFLGTAYDALGHRIRTAPTARAAAQLGRDPTYPVRQDWEQVKQQVMWRALVAKFTTHAALRQLLLATEEEDLVEDSPVDSYWGCGRDRQGHNYLGRQLMYLRYCLRHSIPLPNEFRGWPLSQG, from the coding sequence ATGACAATTTACTTTTATCATCTTAAAGATGCCTATGGTGATTTTTCAAATTTTTCTCGTCATGGATTTTGGTTGGACAATTACTACTGGCCAACAGTAGAGCATTATTACCAAGCCCATAAGTTTTTAGGAACCGCCTATGATGCGCTTGGCCATAGGATTCGCACTGCCCCCACTGCTCGTGCGGCAGCACAATTGGGGCGTGATCCTACCTATCCGGTGCGTCAGGATTGGGAACAGGTTAAGCAGCAGGTAATGTGGCGGGCACTGGTGGCTAAGTTTACGACTCACGCAGCGTTGCGCCAGTTATTGCTGGCAACTGAAGAGGAGGATCTTGTAGAAGACTCTCCTGTAGATAGCTATTGGGGTTGTGGGCGCGATCGCCAAGGGCATAATTACCTTGGGCGGCAATTGATGTATTTGCGCTACTGTTTACGGCACTCGATTCCCCTCCCCAACGAATTTAGGGGGTGGCCGTTGTCGCAGGGCTAA
- a CDS encoding transposase, which produces MLRKDCVDGAFGQFLSLLEWVCWKWGGYFAKVNPNGTCQTCPSSVATVSNSLEVRGHRCSECGYRMHRDHAAYAKIYDLAL; this is translated from the coding sequence ATGCTGCGAAAAGATTGCGTGGATGGCGCATTTGGACAGTTCTTGTCTTTACTGGAGTGGGTGTGCTGGAAATGGGGAGGGTACTTTGCGAAAGTCAATCCCAACGGCACTTGCCAAACCTGTCCGAGCAGTGTTGCGACTGTTAGCAACAGCTTGGAGGTGAGAGGACATCGTTGTTCTGAGTGTGGGTATCGAATGCATCGTGACCATGCGGCATATGCTAAAATCTACGATCTGGCATTATAG
- the alaS gene encoding alanine--tRNA ligase — MTSSPSSSAITALSGDQIRQKFLEFYAAKGHTILPSASLIPEDPTVLLTIAGMLPFKPIFLGQQPRTVPRATTAQKCLRTNDIENVGRTARHHTFFEMLGNFSFGDYFKAEAIAWAWELMTTVYGLPEERLLVSVFEKDDEAFELWHRQVGLPKERIQRMGEDSNFWSAGPTGPCGPCSEIYYDFYPEKGLDAIDLEDDRRFIELYNLVFMELNQDDEGHRTPLSAKNIDTGMGLERMAQVLQGVPNNYETDLIFPIMTAAATLAGLTYSRANASQQTSLKVIGDHSRAVVHLIADGVTASNVGRGYVLRRLIRRIVRHSRLLGISDVITPQLATVAIELAAPVYPNLQERRSVILSELQREEEQFLKTLDRGEKLLADMLAPLKRPKHKKQKAAQLSGRDAFILFDTYGFPLELTQEIAAEQGIGVDVAGFETCMAEQRQRSQAAHETIDITVQEGLDSLGEELHPTEFCGYNQSAVTTTVTALLVGGHPAETAAAGDNVQVILAQTPFYAESGGQIGDRGYLAGTDCLVRIADVQKQREVFIHYGKVERGTLKVGDRLTAQIDLSCRRRVQAHHTATHLLQAALKKLIDENIAQAGSLVAFDRLRFDFNCPRALSHDELQQVEDQVNAWISESHPTSATIMAINEAKAKGAIAMFGEKYGEQVRVLDIPGVSMELCGGTHVSNTAEIGLFKIISESGVAAGIRRIEAIAGAAVRDYLQQRDAIVRNLCDRFKAKPDEILERVSQLQEEVKTKQKQLAQLNTELALAKTQALLGDVQTIGGTAVLISRLDGVDPQGLKTAAEWLLSKLGQGVVVLGTQPAPAKVNLIVTASAEVVQRGVHAGQLVAELAKVCGGGGGGRPTMAQAGGSQPEKLAAALDLAQTRLTAVLES, encoded by the coding sequence ATGACTTCGTCCCCTTCTTCGTCGGCGATCACTGCCCTCAGTGGTGATCAAATTCGCCAAAAATTTCTTGAGTTTTATGCCGCCAAGGGACATACGATCCTCCCCAGCGCCTCGTTAATTCCTGAGGATCCAACGGTCTTGCTCACCATTGCTGGAATGTTACCCTTTAAGCCAATTTTTCTGGGGCAGCAGCCGCGAACCGTGCCTCGTGCCACGACGGCACAAAAGTGCTTGCGAACCAATGATATCGAAAATGTGGGTCGCACTGCCCGCCACCACACATTCTTTGAAATGCTGGGAAATTTCAGCTTTGGGGATTACTTCAAAGCGGAGGCGATCGCCTGGGCGTGGGAACTGATGACCACCGTCTATGGCCTGCCGGAAGAGCGCCTCTTGGTGAGCGTGTTTGAAAAGGATGACGAGGCGTTTGAGCTTTGGCATCGCCAAGTGGGCTTGCCCAAAGAGCGCATTCAACGCATGGGCGAAGACAGTAACTTCTGGAGTGCTGGCCCAACGGGTCCGTGTGGCCCGTGTTCAGAAATTTACTATGATTTCTACCCTGAAAAGGGCTTGGACGCTATTGATCTGGAGGACGATCGCCGGTTTATTGAGCTATATAACTTGGTGTTCATGGAATTGAACCAAGACGATGAAGGGCATCGCACCCCTCTCAGCGCCAAAAATATCGATACTGGCATGGGGCTAGAGCGCATGGCGCAGGTGCTACAGGGCGTTCCTAATAACTACGAAACGGATTTGATCTTCCCTATCATGACAGCGGCAGCAACCCTAGCGGGGCTGACCTACTCTAGAGCAAATGCCAGCCAACAAACATCCCTAAAGGTGATTGGCGACCACAGTCGGGCAGTGGTGCACCTCATTGCTGATGGGGTCACCGCCAGCAATGTCGGGCGTGGGTATGTGCTGCGGCGGCTGATTCGGCGCATTGTCCGCCATAGCCGTTTGCTGGGCATTAGCGATGTCATCACCCCCCAGTTGGCCACGGTGGCAATAGAGTTGGCGGCTCCAGTGTATCCGAACTTGCAAGAGCGGCGCTCAGTGATTCTCAGTGAGTTACAGCGCGAGGAAGAGCAGTTCCTCAAAACCCTAGATCGCGGCGAGAAGCTCTTGGCGGATATGCTAGCACCCCTGAAGCGGCCAAAGCACAAGAAACAGAAGGCTGCTCAACTGTCGGGGCGCGATGCGTTCATTCTTTTTGACACCTATGGGTTTCCGCTGGAATTAACGCAAGAGATTGCTGCTGAGCAGGGGATTGGTGTCGATGTCGCTGGGTTCGAAACCTGTATGGCCGAGCAGCGCCAACGCTCACAAGCAGCTCATGAAACCATTGATATTACAGTGCAAGAAGGGCTAGATTCCCTGGGCGAGGAACTGCATCCTACCGAATTCTGCGGCTATAACCAGTCTGCTGTGACCACAACTGTGACTGCTCTCCTTGTGGGGGGGCATCCAGCAGAGACCGCCGCAGCGGGGGACAATGTCCAAGTCATTTTGGCGCAAACCCCCTTCTATGCCGAGTCTGGCGGGCAAATTGGCGATCGCGGCTATTTAGCAGGTACCGATTGCCTTGTGCGTATTGCCGATGTCCAAAAACAGAGGGAGGTGTTTATCCACTATGGCAAAGTGGAGCGGGGCACCCTCAAGGTGGGCGATCGCCTCACCGCCCAAATTGACCTGAGTTGTCGGCGGCGGGTACAGGCACACCATACCGCTACCCATCTGTTGCAAGCGGCTCTGAAAAAACTCATTGACGAGAATATTGCCCAAGCAGGTTCCCTTGTTGCCTTTGATCGCCTGCGGTTTGACTTTAACTGCCCCCGTGCCCTCAGCCACGACGAACTGCAACAGGTCGAAGATCAAGTCAATGCTTGGATTAGCGAAAGCCATCCCACCTCTGCCACCATCATGGCGATCAACGAGGCCAAAGCCAAAGGGGCGATCGCTATGTTTGGGGAAAAATACGGCGAACAGGTGCGCGTTCTGGATATTCCGGGGGTTTCGATGGAACTCTGCGGCGGCACCCACGTCAGCAATACCGCCGAAATTGGCCTGTTCAAGATCATTAGTGAAAGTGGCGTTGCCGCAGGTATTCGTCGCATTGAAGCCATTGCTGGGGCTGCCGTGCGCGATTACTTACAGCAGCGGGATGCCATTGTCCGGAACCTGTGCGATCGCTTCAAAGCCAAACCAGACGAGATCCTAGAGCGAGTCAGCCAACTCCAAGAGGAGGTCAAAACCAAACAAAAGCAGCTAGCGCAGCTTAACACCGAGCTAGCCCTTGCCAAAACCCAGGCCCTGCTAGGGGACGTGCAAACGATCGGTGGCACCGCCGTCCTCATTAGCCGCTTAGACGGTGTGGATCCCCAAGGTCTAAAAACCGCTGCGGAGTGGCTCCTGAGCAAACTGGGGCAAGGGGTCGTGGTTCTGGGGACTCAACCCGCCCCAGCGAAAGTGAATCTCATTGTAACGGCTAGCGCAGAGGTGGTGCAGCGGGGGGTTCATGCCGGTCAATTGGTGGCAGAACTGGCCAAGGTCTGTGGTGGGGGCGGCGGCGGTCGGCCCACCATGGCGCAGGCGGGTGGCTCACAGCCAGAAAAATTAGCAGCGGCACTAGACCTTGCCCAGACTCGTCTCACCGCCGTCCTCGAATCCTGA